In the genome of Microcoleus vaginatus PCC 9802, the window GCGATGATTAGCGAATATTGGGGTAAAAAATTCAGCCTAAATTACTTGCGCGAATTGGCAGAAGTCGGCCGCAGTGGCGCGTCGCTCAAGAGTCTGGCAAAAGCAGCGGAAAGGATGGGATTTCAAACCCGTCCCGTGCGAGCTTCTTTAACTCCGCTGCGAAATCAAAATCCCTGGATTGCTCACTGGCAAGGCAATCACTACGTGGCAGTTTACCGCTTTAAAAATCAACAGGTTTTAGTGGCTGATCCGGCTGCGGGGAAGCGGTGGATGAGCATTAAAAGTTTTACCGAAAATTGGACAGGGTACGCCCTAATTTTAGACCCGACAGCGGAACTATACCGCAATCACACTGCCGAACATCAAGGCATCAAACTTAAAAATTTTGTTGGCATAGTCTGGCCCTACCGCGCTGCGATCGCCCAAATTCTGATCCTCTCCTTGTTGATCCAAATATTTGGGCTAGTTACTCCCCTATTTACCCAAGTAATTTTAGACCAAGTAGTTGTTAGCAAAAGCGTAGGAACGCTGCACGTTTTTGCACTCGGGATACTGCTATTTAGTATTGGGCGAATGCTGCTAACGGCAAGCAGACAATACTTGCTCGATTACCTATCTAACCGCATTGACCTGACTTTAGTTAGTGGCTTTATCAGTCACACTCTCAGTTTGCCGATAAAATTCTTTGAATTGCGTCACGTTGGCGACATCTTAACGCGCGTTCAGGAAAATAAAAAAATTCAGACTTTTCTGACTCGCCAAGCAATTACCGCATGGTTAGATGCTATGATGGCGGTAGTTTACATCGGGTTGATGTTTTACTACAACGGGCGTCTGGCTTTGTTGGTGCTTGCGTTAATTCCGCCGATCGTGATTTTGACTTTAGTCGCAACTCCGTTTCTGCGAAAAGTGTCGCGGGATATTTTTAACGAAGGTGCTAAGCAAAACTCATCTTTGGTAGAAATGATTACTGGGGTGGCGACGATTAAAGCAACTGCTGCTGAGCGAGAAATGCGCTGGCGCTGGGAAGACCAATTAACCAGCCTGATTAATGCCCAATTTAAAGGGCAAAATTTGGCAAATTCTTTGCAAATAATCGGGGGCTCGATCAATACTTTGGGTAGCACGGCTTTGCTGTGGTACGGGGCGATGCTGGTGATTCAAGATGATTTGACGATCGGTCAATTTGTTGCTTTCAATATGATGATTGGGAGCGTGATTTCTCCTGTGCTTTCAGTGGTGGGACTTTGGGATGAGTTTCAAGAAGTGGTCGTTTCGATCGAGCGTTTGGATGATGTATTCTCTGCCCAACCTGAAGAAAGCCCTTACAAGCCAATGCTGGTGCTGCCTCGCATTCAGGGAAACGTCAAGTTTGAAAATGTTTCTTTCCGCTATTCTCAGGATGAGGAACGCAATACACTGCAAAATCTTTGCTTTGAGGTGCAAGCTGGAGAAACTGTGGCAATTGTCGGCCGCAGCGGTTCGGGTAAGAGCACTTTGGTAAAGCTGCTGCAAGGTTTTTATTATCCAGAAAAAGGGCGGCTGACAGTTGACGGCCACGATATTCGTCACGTTTCTGTGCAGTCGCTGCGAGTACAGTTGGGTGTGGTTCCTCAAGACTGTTTCTTGTTTTCGGGAACGATTTTGGAAAATATTACTCTGTACAAAAATGGACAGGGTGCTGATTCTACAAGCTTAGAAGAGGCGATAGAAGTGGCGAAGTTAGCAGAAGCTCACGCTTTTATTCAAGATATGCCACTGGGTTATCAAACTCCTGTGGGGGAGAGGGGAACGAGTTTGTCTGGGGGCCAGCGACAGCGAATTGCGATCGCCCGCGCTTTGTTGGGCGATCCGCGAATTTTGATTTTGGACGAAGCAACTTCTTCGCTGGATACGGAGTCTGAGCGCAGGTTCCAGCAAAATCTGGCTCGCATCGGCCGCGATCGCACTGTCTTTGTCATAGCTCATCGGTTGTCTACGGTGCGTAATGCCGATCGAATTTTGGTTCTAGACAAAGGCATTTTAGCCGAACAAGGCCACCACGACCAATTGATGGCAGAACGCGGACTTTACTATCACCTCGCTCAGCAACAACTCGATATTTAACTCATTAGTTATTAGTCATTAGTCATTAGCAACGAACACAAGACTAAAGATAATTTTCAATTAGCAATTCCCCATTACTCCTGACTCCTAACTTCTGAGTTCGGACTCCTGACGCCTGATTTATAAATCCTAACAACTGCCAACTGCCAACTGTAAACAGACTAATTTGGATAAATACTATGCTTTCAGAAGATGTCAAAGAATTAGGCAGCGCTCCTGATGAAATAGCTGAAGTTTATGGGGGCGTAGCTTCAAGGCAAGAAAACGAAGCCAGAAAAAAAGACCGCTCTTTAGAACTTGTAGAATCTCAAAATCGCTCCTCTCAAACTAATGACGGTATCAATACTGCAAAGTTTAGGCAGCATGATGGTGATAATTGGTCTACTTCTTTGCACTCGGTACTCGACCAGCCGCCAGTATCTTTTCCCCAGCGGCTGATATTAGGAGGAATGGTTTTTTCCGTAGCTTTTGGAGCGTGGGCAACTTTGGGAAAAATTGACCAAGTTGGTCATGCTCAGGGCAAATTAGTTCCCAAAGGTGCTGTTTACAAAATTCATCCGACGGAGCCGGGAAAAATTATTAACCTCGCTATCAAAGAAGGTCAAAAAATCAAAGCAGGACAATTATTGGCGGAATTAGACCCGTCCACTGCTGCGAGCGAGGTGGAGCGTCTTGATAAGATTCTGGGCGCTTATCAGATTCAATTGGTGCAGCAGAGTAGTTTGATCGAGAGAACTAGACTGGAAGCTGAAGCCAGCCAAGCTATTGCTGCTGCCGACAAGCGGGGGGCTGAAGCTGCGATCGATCGGGCTCGCGCTTCAGCGACTACCACGCAGTCTCAAATCGAACAATTGCAAGCAGATGTAGTGTCTCAGCAAGCGCGCAAGGAACAGCTCAAACCTCTGGAAAAACAGGCAGAAAATCTGTTATCGCAACTGAAAACCGATGTCACTTCTCAACAGGCTAGACGCGAGCAGGTGAAACCGCTGCAAAATAAGAGTCAAGATTTGTTGGCACAATTGCAAGCAAAAGTGGCGGCTCACAAAGAGCGGATCGCGCGACTTAAACCTTTGGTAGACGAGGGAGCGCTGTCAAAAGATGTATTGTTTCAAGCTGAGGAAGCTCTGCGGGAAAGCGAAAATGCGGTGATTAGAAGCCAGTTGGGGGAGACAACTCAGGCTGACGATCGAGTATTTGAAGTCGAGCAAACCGTGCGCGACAGGCAAA includes:
- a CDS encoding ATP-binding cassette domain-containing protein, with the protein product MKKILGVKNHIVKTRAALENFPAIQKILEEVGAGPTVVAKLNTACEICEFQLGDEISQYQTSDNSNNFVKKEQSDRNFYLVCEGRVRLLAVEASQQQEISAVVLEVGAIFGTDNLFIESGLPYRAIAAGTCQIAQIAATTMQLILEEFPQLQQRLQQELQERQRLIFFKTQTDLRSLAPHQQQLLWPHLLPYIEESRIPAGFCLAEHCQKSTNHFWFRSGQIQGQAPPMIGSNWEHSDVKSDWIAVTDLLIYQLSSEQWEIAKATITSESNSRPKIIRKPPILSLVTPAQDAISTSKTEPSKLTAVAPQKPATGIISFPKPKQRRWLSSRHPFIQQQSAADCGATCLAMISEYWGKKFSLNYLRELAEVGRSGASLKSLAKAAERMGFQTRPVRASLTPLRNQNPWIAHWQGNHYVAVYRFKNQQVLVADPAAGKRWMSIKSFTENWTGYALILDPTAELYRNHTAEHQGIKLKNFVGIVWPYRAAIAQILILSLLIQIFGLVTPLFTQVILDQVVVSKSVGTLHVFALGILLFSIGRMLLTASRQYLLDYLSNRIDLTLVSGFISHTLSLPIKFFELRHVGDILTRVQENKKIQTFLTRQAITAWLDAMMAVVYIGLMFYYNGRLALLVLALIPPIVILTLVATPFLRKVSRDIFNEGAKQNSSLVEMITGVATIKATAAEREMRWRWEDQLTSLINAQFKGQNLANSLQIIGGSINTLGSTALLWYGAMLVIQDDLTIGQFVAFNMMIGSVISPVLSVVGLWDEFQEVVVSIERLDDVFSAQPEESPYKPMLVLPRIQGNVKFENVSFRYSQDEERNTLQNLCFEVQAGETVAIVGRSGSGKSTLVKLLQGFYYPEKGRLTVDGHDIRHVSVQSLRVQLGVVPQDCFLFSGTILENITLYKNGQGADSTSLEEAIEVAKLAEAHAFIQDMPLGYQTPVGERGTSLSGGQRQRIAIARALLGDPRILILDEATSSLDTESERRFQQNLARIGRDRTVFVIAHRLSTVRNADRILVLDKGILAEQGHHDQLMAERGLYYHLAQQQLDI
- a CDS encoding HlyD family efflux transporter periplasmic adaptor subunit; this translates as MLSEDVKELGSAPDEIAEVYGGVASRQENEARKKDRSLELVESQNRSSQTNDGINTAKFRQHDGDNWSTSLHSVLDQPPVSFPQRLILGGMVFSVAFGAWATLGKIDQVGHAQGKLVPKGAVYKIHPTEPGKIINLAIKEGQKIKAGQLLAELDPSTAASEVERLDKILGAYQIQLVQQSSLIERTRLEAEASQAIAAADKRGAEAAIDRARASATTTQSQIEQLQADVVSQQARKEQLKPLEKQAENLLSQLKTDVTSQQARREQVKPLQNKSQDLLAQLQAKVAAHKERIARLKPLVDEGALSKDVLFQAEEALRESENAVIRSQLGETTQADDRVFEVEQTVRDRQSAALRSQLSDTTVVKEKLFEVEQGLRDRINSIGKMQGQLTEQMAEVDRLQAEASSKQAAARHTQLEKEQKIQQLEMELNQVKSKIAETQSLLAQAKNKLKQRFIYAPVSGVVSTLNVHNTGEVVQPGQTLAEMTPNHAPLVLEVSLPNREAGFVKTGMPVQVKFDAFPYQNYGVIPGKVVSISPDAKTDERLGVFYRVEVSIDRDSVKANHQTWKLKAGQTATAEIVIRQRSIADILLDPLKQLQKGGMSL